The DNA region CAGTTTCCTTGTACTCTAGAACTGAGCCTGTGCATAAGGGCAGATACCAGGAGGCGTTATGTTTGGACTTGGGTGGCCGGAAGTGATCATTATTGCGGTGGTGGCAATTTTGATTTTTGGGCCGAAAAAGATTCCTGAATTGGGGGGAACCTTAGGCAAAACTCTCAGAGGATTTAAGGAAGAGGTCAACAAACCCAGTGAGGACACGGCAGAATCTGAGACGGGCGATCGCGAGGCATAACACTGCCCGGAGGGTGGGAGGGCAAGAAGGTGAGACTACGGAAGCAGTGAAGGATGAGCATCGGCCTGCTGCGATCGCGTGGAATCCAGGGAGTTTCCGTTAAAGGCCAGGAACGTTCCTCCCATAATCAAAAACCCCAGCAGCCTTGAGATTGGGCAAGGGGGTGTGGGGTGTGGTGAATGCCAGTGAAAGCGGCTGTACGTTAGGCAGGCACTTCTGAATTTTGCGTCGGATCGACCGCGTCAGCGGCGGCCTTCGCGGGTACGGGAAGAGAACCATTGGAGGCAGAGGTTTCCGCCGCGACAGGATTGACTGGAGCCAGTTCTGGTTCTGCAATCGGGCGGCGGGCATTAATCAAACCGATCGCCCGACTGACACTTTCCGGCAGAATCACCACCAGGCCATTCAGGGGAGCGCTGTCCAGGGCAGATTGAATCGCTTTAGTTTCATCCAGGATGGTTTCAAAGCGACAATCGGGTTTCGCCTGTTGCAATCCTCGTGCAATCAAGCGGGCCGCTTCCCCACGGGGACGACCACGGGTATCATCATCTTCTTTGATAATGATGCGATCGAACATTCCCGCCGATAGGGTACCCAGGGTAATAAAGTCCTCATCGCGGCGATCGCCCGGGCCACCGACCACGCCAATCCGTTCCCCCGGCCAATTTTGGACAAATCCACCCAGGGCTTGGTAACTATGAGGATTGTGGGCATAGTCCACCAGCGCATGATATTTGCCCAGATTGAACAAATTCATCCGTCCCGGTGTTTGTCCGGCTGAAGCCCGGAAGGTTAGTAAGGCAGTCCGAATATCCTTAATGTCCACACCCTGAGCAAACGCCGCCAGACTGGCCGCCAGGGCATTGGCAATCATAAAGGGAGCACGTCCACCTAAAGTCAGGGGGACATTGGCCGCAGGTTCAATGCGCAACGTCCAGTCTCCCTTCAAAATTGACAGATAGCCATTCTCGTAAACAGCCGCCAGCCCCCCTTTCTGGGTATGCGCTTTGAGCAATTCATTCTCTGGATTCATGGAGAAATAGGCGATCTGACCTGTCACCCGACTGGCCATTTCAGTCACCAGGGGATCGTCGGCATTCAGAACGGCGTATCCATTCGGCATTACCGTCTCGGCCACAACGCTTTTCAAGCGTGCCATTTGCTCGATCGTGTCGATATCGCCAATGCCCAAGTGATCGGCGGCAACGTTCAGCACGACCCCCACATCGCAGGATGTGAAGGCCAGTCCCGATCGCAGAATGCCACCTCTGGCACTTTCGAGAACGGCGACTTCGACCGTGGGATCTTGCAGAATCAGTTGGGCACTTTGCGGCCCAGTGTTGTCTCCGGGTTCTGCCAGATAATCGCCAATGTAAGTCCCGTCCGTGGTGGTATAGCCAACCACCTGGCCCGTTTGCCGGAAAATATGGGCAATCAGTCGGGTAGTTGTAGTTTTACCGTTGGTTCCGGTGATAGCAACGATGGGGACGCGGCTGGGAGTACCGGGAGGAAAGAGCATATCCAGTACAGGCTCGGCCACATTGCGGGGAATCCCTTCACTGGGGCAGACGTGCATCCGGAAGCCAGGAGCCGCATTCACTTCCACAATCACGCCATCCACTTCCCGTAGGGGGCGGCTGATATCTTGAGTCACCACATCGATCCCGGCAATATCCAGACCGATGGTTTTGGCTACCCGTTGAGCAATCCAGACATTCTCTGGATGGATGTCATCCGTGCGATCGACGGAAATGCCGCCCGTACTCAGGTTGGCTGTGGCTCGCAGATAGCAGATCTCACCCTTGGGCAGCACCGTATCCAGGGTATAGCCCTGTCGTTCCAGTAATTGCCAACTGGTGCGATCGAGGACAATTTTGGTCAACACATTATCATGACCGATCCCCCGACGCGGATCCTGGTTGGTGATTTCAATCAGTTGTTCGATCGTCGAGTGTCCGTCTCCCACCACATGGGCTGGAATCCGTTCCGCGACCGCAACCACCTTACCATTCACGACTAGAATCCGGTGATCCCGTCCCTGATAGAAGCGCTCCACGATCGCGGCACGGGATACTTCTCTGGCTGCATCGTAGGCTTCAATTGCCTGTTCCCAGGAGGTGATATTGATAGTAATTCCCCGACCATGATTGCCGTCTAGAGGCTTGATCACAATGGGGTAGCCACCAACAAACTCGATCGCCTCTTCCAATTCATCCAGAAAATAGATCGTCGTGCCCTTGGGAACCGGAATCCCAGCATCTCGCAGGATCCGCTTGGTGCCTTCTTTGTCGCTGGCCAGTTCCACGCCCAGGATGCTGGTGAAGTTACTCAGCGTTGCCTGGATGCGCTTTTGATACACTCCATACCCCAGTTGAATCAAACTGCGGGCACCCAGCTCGAACCAGGGAATTCCCCTGGCTTCGGCCTCTTTGACGATAGACTCAGTACTGGGGCCAAGAGCACCTTCACTGGCCAGTTCCCGC from Leptodesmis sichuanensis A121 includes:
- the tatA gene encoding twin-arginine translocase TatA/TatE family subunit — translated: MFGLGWPEVIIIAVVAILIFGPKKIPELGGTLGKTLRGFKEEVNKPSEDTAESETGDREA
- the cphA gene encoding cyanophycin synthetase translates to MKILKIQTLRGPNYWSIRRQKLVVMRLDLEALADKPSSQIPGFYEGLVNVLPSLIEHFCSPGCVGGFLRRVQEGTMMGHIVEHMALELQELAGMPVGFGRTRETSTPGVYQVVIEYQHEQAGRYAARAAVRLCQSIVDTGTYPQEELEKDLDDLRELASEGALGPSTESIVKEAEARGIPWFELGARSLIQLGYGVYQKRIQATLSNFTSILGVELASDKEGTKRILRDAGIPVPKGTTIYFLDELEEAIEFVGGYPIVIKPLDGNHGRGITINITSWEQAIEAYDAAREVSRAAIVERFYQGRDHRILVVNGKVVAVAERIPAHVVGDGHSTIEQLIEITNQDPRRGIGHDNVLTKIVLDRTSWQLLERQGYTLDTVLPKGEICYLRATANLSTGGISVDRTDDIHPENVWIAQRVAKTIGLDIAGIDVVTQDISRPLREVDGVIVEVNAAPGFRMHVCPSEGIPRNVAEPVLDMLFPPGTPSRVPIVAITGTNGKTTTTRLIAHIFRQTGQVVGYTTTDGTYIGDYLAEPGDNTGPQSAQLILQDPTVEVAVLESARGGILRSGLAFTSCDVGVVLNVAADHLGIGDIDTIEQMARLKSVVAETVMPNGYAVLNADDPLVTEMASRVTGQIAYFSMNPENELLKAHTQKGGLAAVYENGYLSILKGDWTLRIEPAANVPLTLGGRAPFMIANALAASLAAFAQGVDIKDIRTALLTFRASAGQTPGRMNLFNLGKYHALVDYAHNPHSYQALGGFVQNWPGERIGVVGGPGDRRDEDFITLGTLSAGMFDRIIIKEDDDTRGRPRGEAARLIARGLQQAKPDCRFETILDETKAIQSALDSAPLNGLVVILPESVSRAIGLINARRPIAEPELAPVNPVAAETSASNGSLPVPAKAAADAVDPTQNSEVPA